In Carassius gibelio isolate Cgi1373 ecotype wild population from Czech Republic chromosome B17, carGib1.2-hapl.c, whole genome shotgun sequence, a single window of DNA contains:
- the ctage5 gene encoding melanoma inhibitory activity protein 2 isoform X4, protein MAAVYALILFQIVFSFLHQGLGLISDYKLCGDPECERMISRVQAQRDHSAKDCRFLNFKKGDMITVYYKLTGKRNDLWAGSIEKLSGLFPKDAIKVDQLFIDEKKEIQVPTQEYDFICFDDKGLVIEPSSEFDDLEDLSQETNLNEVEDKPTETEESEPSQISVQDVSDQNSPKTTEKGGSSWIGSAVSGWFGRNEQSNDEPQDEISEVSFKSRKIEMDIEENHVEEKTNSGTFGWISGELTNAFGLGNKDLKTDAQDNIENPTNDEDTSSQQSSSLESMGRDVLDLSEDHSEAATKHEAEKTDENLNNQDESILNLSQNMGVDDNIQRDENNLDSSVENKDGPLEDRKTENGKEEEQAGWYGNMYNRITNLYKEEQTKDDEDDGGNDKLESPGSATNTETTETKDSESSSQSVFSVNSLTSMLKLPFQADSVVKRDEEMREKEEHPGLEDFDEEQKNNEDQEEEMLTDIDEQDSNPTDTDVLSVATDNLEQLDEVSNMTKYSTYSQILENKSADNLTDELQNENITEFFEGKVEQVTRDVKSDEEQTGKEEDPGKEDFDEEQNNYKDQEEKVLIDIYEQDSNPIDTDVHMETQSLSNKTITLKDSIEQLDVGSNMTDDSIDSQILETKSADHLNQEVKHENNVDFFEGKVEQNPRDVQSDPEKKGKEEDPGKEDFDEKQNNYKDQEDKMLTDIYKQDSNPTDTDMLSEKTMTFKDSIASDSIEQLDVESKMTEDNIDSQILETKSANDLTEEVKSENNADVLDGAVEKNMKDVQSDKEKTGKEANSGRGDFIEQQNVNNEEISDVVKQKSTTKDVELLSETQVLSDETITLKDSVASDYIRDIDDFSKESNAQNVDEIKSANTNDKVIESTNNLTDSADDISKGKLTQSLCDQGNLDIIKQQEKDANETSADPVTDANTSELSDIQTGTQLHHEKTQESNVADLYADSHTETLTAGQSVNADVNAELIMDALSEYNNEKQLAEGDQGISKENDELVIDRKDELVMERNEAQLDEVLPKDITFHQEKLSDSEARAMQMSNEHKLGTNINPLDERSSPNHTLVADELTVTSEEKLHSELESNSSLNVTDYEIDNTSESHHESLVTENSGISIVKDTDSVGKYDDEAIVHEEQEKPDTVSEHTGHDPSLPKNADIDNIPNAVAEDLDGFTTSSETELTNEFFSKNDSVQDGNINIMHEQNQSVEHKVETDTANNEDCQTDSESVRQREESGTGAIWDQSDDGDMAVKSKDKEEHSDEEKPGSLETQDKKTANEPTETSKEYTNLYPHLSEQNIEDLLDLFGHQKLSWLDSKMGNVNAGQDNDDIDELGDFEQLLDYHMKMNTKLGHIQQDNGFPGRDNAKEYPALQKLLTLLSSQRTKYSPVITDNSLESPGISKDDCVHEACLDVNKNTQISTIEAENNQVTEDRADINDLGNPQNEPVSEEKDLSANRANVEDVQTDEQDIQKHEDWTSSETKKSTFQNHGLISEEHVESQKGEGQFRQMAVFVEVTINEIASIVNKVVSSLPDDIRPGPDLYGLPWEAVVFTGFLGLFTLLLFSCRFIHSIRSRLYASKEKQMALKVAELLDEKCKVLETFSEVKRKFDKLESTLQNNGMSAQAAEKDNLEVASQKLEQSNAQMKNEIERLQEELSQQNKARKQQEDQLAELEQILRNLEEEAKERKSQLEQDNTTLKIHEINTERLQKNLQAAKEEHAILLESKAQLVQEAEDWGERLGELEEEMKMCERSHTSMLEDCANKDDRIKSLTEHLLKMRDWDSEDESCVDGSTNTAGAENGDSSDFHQKQKVQKLIEAAKMSADLKSMEEDKNRVFATLADEIKAKEDLQEGIKQLEEQKEVLESESANYASESQKLQQKLQIMTEMYQENELKLHRMLTVEEKERLQKEEKLNKAGKKISLAAEELYTYRQRAKDLEEELERTSQAYKNQFASHEKKAHDNWLAARAADRDLADVKRENAHLRQRLTDAQFKFEILEKDLREGRPLFRGERSPFGPSPLSRPSSETRAFLSPPTLMDGPLRLSPQFMGPGRASRGVVEPPSGGPDFERSGPHSDSGSLSPSWDRERRGPPPPPGHPLPDPGMPFRRPPPGLYHMGPLPPRPPLPSETYFGDKSDSSFLRNSSSISENENRDGPHSMPGDMRLPPDPDLRMGPPLGPPLMGMPPLMDPRGPHFPPRGPYGPPEFFPPRGPGGPPMGMRGPFPPGMFPRAPMPLPQHMGYLPPRPPSDSFSPRPPPRPSPPGSEQPPDQSPSPHDVI, encoded by the exons ATGGCAGCTGTATATGCATTAATTTTGTTTCAGATTGTCTTCAGTTTTTTACACCAGggtttgggtttgatttcagactACAAACTATGTGGAGACCCCGAATGTGAAC GCATGATAAGTCGGGTGCAGGCACAGAGAGATCATAGTGCTAAAGACTGCCGCTTTCTTAACTTCAAAAAAGGGGATATGATCACGGTTTACTACAAACTTACTGGAAAAAGAAATGATCTCTGGGCAGGAAGT aTAGAAAAGCTGTCTGGATTGTTCCCAAAAGATGCCATCAAAGTTGATCAACTGTTCATTGATGAAAAAAAGGAAATCCAGGTGCCGACCCAG GAATATGACTTCATCTGCTTTGATGATAAGGGGTTAGTGATTGAGCCCAGCAGTGAATTTGATGATCTGGAAGATTTGTCACAAGAAACCAATCTCAATGAAGTCGAAGATAAACCTACGGAAACAGAAGAGAGTGAACCCAGCCAGATTTCTGTTCAAGATGTTTCTGATCAAAACAGCCCCAAGACGACAGAAAAAGGTGGGTCTTCCTGGATAGGCTCTGCTGTTAGTGGATGGTTTGGCAGGAATGAACAAAGCAATGATGAACCACAGGATGAGATCAGTGAAGTATCCTTCAAAAGCAGAAAAATTGAGATGGATATTGAGGAGAATCATGTGGAGGAGAAGACAAATTCTGGAACGTTTGGGTGGATCAGCGGTGAATTAACCAATGCTTTTGGGTTGGGAAACAAGGATCTAAAAACTGATGCTCAGGACAATATTGAGAACCCAACAAATGATGAAGATACCTCATCTCAGCAGTCTAGCTCCTTGGAAAGTATGGGTAGAGATGTCTTGGACCTTAGTGAAGACCATTCTGAAGCTGCGACTAAACATGAAGCTGAGAAAACAGATGAAAACTTAAACAACCAGGACGAGAGTATTCTTAACCTGAGTCAGAACATGGGTGTTGATGACAACATACAGAGAGATGAAAACAACCTTGACAGCAGTGTGGAAAATAAGGATGGTCCTTTGGAGGACAGGAAAACAGAAAATGGAAAAGAAGAGGAGCAGGCAGGATGGTATGGAAATATGTACAACAGAATCACAAACCTTTACAAAGAAGAGCAAActaaagatgatgaagatgatggagGCAATGACAAACTAGAAAGCCCTGGATCTGCTACAAATACTGAGACCACTGAAACCAAAGATTCTGAATCAAGTTCACAGTCCGTATTTTCAGTCAACAGCCTGACATCAATGCTTAAGCTTCCTTTTCAAGCAGACTCAGTAGTAAAGAGAGATGAGGAAATGAGAGAAAAGGAAGAACATCCAGGTTTGGAAGACTTTGatgaagaacaaaaaaataatgaggaTCAAGAAGAAGAAATGTTGACTGATATTGATGAACAGGACTCAAACCCAACAGACACTGATGTACTTAGTGTTGCAACTGATAACCTGGAACAACTAGATGAAGTATCGAATATGACTAAATACAGCACATATTCACAAATCCTTGAGAATAAGTCAGCAGATAATTTAACTGACGAacttcaaaatgaaaacattacagaATTTTTTGAGGGAAAGGTGGAGCAAGTTACGAGAGATGTGAAAAGTGATGAGGAACAGACAGGAAAGGAAGAAGATCCAG GTAAAGAAGACTTTGATGAGGAACAAAATAATTACAAGGATCAAGAAGAAAAAGTGTTGATTGATATTTATGAACAGGACTCAAACCCAATAGACACTGATGTACATATGGAAACTCAGTCACTGTCTAATAAAACAATAACTTTAAAAGATAGCATTGAACAACTAGATGTAGGATCTAATATGACAGATGACAGCATAGATTCACAAATCCTTGAAACCAAGTCAGCAGATCATTTAAATCAAGAagttaaacatgaaaacaatgttGATTTTTTCGAGGGAAAGGTGGAGCAAAATCCAAGAGATGTGCAAAGTGATCCggaaaagaaaggaaaggaaGAAGATCCAGGTAAAGAAGACTTtgatgagaaacaaaataattacaaGGATCAAGAAGATAAAATGTTGACTGATATTTATAAGCAGGACTCAAACCCAACAGACACTGACATGCTAAGTGAAAAAACAATGACTTTTAAAGACAGCATTGCATCTGATAGCATTGAACAGCTAGACGTAGAATCTAAAATGACAGAAGATAACATAGATTCACAAATCCTTGAAACCAAGTCAGCAAATGATTTAACTGAAGAggttaaaagtgaaaataatgcTGATGTTTTAGATGGCGCTGTAGAGAAAAATATGAAAGATGTGCAAAGTGATAAGGAAAAGACAGGAAAGGAGGCAAATTCAGGCAGGGGTGATTTTATTGAACAACAGAATGTGAATAATGAAGAAATATCTGATGTTGTCAAGCAGAAATCAACCACAAAGGATGTTGAATTACTTAGTGAAACTCAGGTTCTCTCTGAtgaaacaattactttaaaagaCAGTGTTGCATCTGATTACATTAGAGATATAGATGACTTTTCTAAAGAATCGAATGCCCAAAATGTTGATGAAATTAAGTCTGCAAATACAAACGATAAAGTTATTGAGAGCACAAACAACTTAACTGATTCAGCTGATGACATTTCAAAGGGCAAGTTGACACAAAGTCTGTGTGATCAAGGCAATTTAGACATTATCAAACAGCAAGAAAAGGATGCTAATGAAACTAGCGCAGATCCTGTAACTGATGCTAATACATCTGAACTGTCAGATATTCAAACAGGTACTCAGTTACATCATGAAAAAACACAAGAATCGAATGTTGCAGATTTGTACGCTGACTCTCATACTGAAACTCTCACGGCTGGTCAAAGTGTAaatgcagatgtaaatgcagaacTGATTATGGATGCATTATCagaatataataatgaaaaacaattaGCTGAAGGCGATCAAGGTATATCGAAAGAAAATGATGAGTTAGTTATAGACAGAAAAGATGAATTAGTTATGGAAAGAAATGAGGCACAGTTAGATGAAGTACTACCAAAAGACATCACATTTCATCAAGAAAAGTTATCAGATTCAGAAGCACGTGCAATGCAAATGAGCAATGAACATAAACTGGGCACAAACATAAATCCTCTTGATGAAAGATCTTCTCCTAATCACACTCTTGTAGCAGATGAATTAACTGTAACTAGTGAAGAAAAATTGCATTCAGAGCTTGAGTCAAATTCATCCCTAAATGTCACAGATTATGAGATAGATAATACCAGTGAATCGCATCATGAATCATTGGTAACAGAAAACTCAGGTATAAGTATTGTTAAGGATACTGATTCAGTAGGTAAATATGATGATGAGGCTATAGTTCATGAAGAGCAAGAGAAACCAGATACAGTTTCCGAACATACAGGTCATGATCCCAGTTTACCAAAAAATGCAGACATTGATAATATTCCTAATGCTGTGGCTGAAGACCTAGATGGCTTTACAACTTCCTCAGAAACAGAACTGACAAATGAATTCTTCTCAAAGAATGACTCTGTTCAGGATGGCAATATTAATATCATGCATGAGCAAAATCAAAGTGTTGAGCACAAAGTGGAGACTGACACAGCAAATAATGAGGATTGTCAAACAGATTCAGAAAGTGTCAGACAAAGGGAGGAAAGTGGCACAGGTGCCATCTGGGATCAAAGTGATGACGGTGACATGGCAGTGAAGTCAAAAGATAAAGAAGAACATAGTGATGAAGAAAAGCCTGGAAGCCTTGAAACTCAAGACAAAAAAACTGCCAATGAACCTACAGAAACCTCTAAAGAATATACAAACTTATATCCTCACCTGAGCGAACAGAATATTGAAGACCTTTTAGATTTATTTGGACACCAGAAGTTGTCGTGGCTGGATTCCAAAATGGGAAATGTTAATGCAGGTCAAGATAATGATGACATTGATGAACTTGGTGACTTTGAACAGCTGTTGGATTACCatatgaagatgaacaccaaatTGGGACATATTCAACAAGATAATGGTTTTCCTGGCAGGGATAATGCTAAAGAATATCCAGCACTACAAAAACTGTTAACCCTCTTATCTTCTCAAAGAACGAAATATTCACCAGTGATAACAGATAACAGTTTAGAAAGCCCAG GGATCAGCAAAGATGACTGTGTTCATGAAGCATGTCTAGATGTGAATAAGAATACACAAATCTCCACAATAGAGGCTGAAAATAATCAAGTTACCGAAGACAGAGCTGATATAAATGATTTGGGCAATCCTCAGAATGAGCCAGTCTCTGAGGAAAAGGACCTTTCAGCAAACAGAGCTAATGTGGAGGATGTTCAGACTGATGAGCAGGATATACAAAAGCATGAAGATTGGACATCTTCTGAAACCAAGAAAAGTACTTTCCAAAACCATGGTCTTATCTCTGAGGAGCATGTTGAATCACAGAAAG GTGAAGGGCAATTTCGTCAGATGGCAGTTTTTGTTGAAGTCACAATTAATGAAATTGCATCTATAGTGAACAAG GTTGTGTCTTCACTTCCTGATGATATCCGGCCTGGCCCAGACTTATATGGACTGCCATGGGAAGCTGTGGTTTTCACTGGATTTTTAGGTTTATTCACACTGCTTCTGTTCAGCTGCAGGTTCATTCATTCT atcAGAAGTCGACTATATGCAA GTAAAGAAAAGCAAATGGCGCTCAAAGTGGCTGAACTGCTTGATGAAAAATGCAAAGTGCTAGAGACATTCAGTGAGGTTAAACGGAAG TTTGACAAACTAGAGTCCACACTGCAGAACAATGGCATGTCTGCACAAGCTGCAGAAAAAGACAATTTAGAG GTGGCATCACAGAAGCTCGAACAATCAAATGCACAGATGAAAAATGAAATCGAGAGGCTGCAAGAAGAGCTATCCCAACAAAACAAAGCAAGAAAACAGCAAGAGGATCAG CTTGCTGAACTCGAGCAGATTTTAAGAAATTTAGAAGAGGAAGCTAAAGAACGAAAGTCCCAGTTAGAACAG GACAACACAACGCTGAAGATCCATGAGATCAACACCGAGCGACTGCAGAAGAACCTGCAGGCGGCCAAAGAAGAGCACGCAATACTGCTCGAGAGTAAAGCACAG CTGGTGCAGGAGGCAGAGGACTGGGGTGAACGTCTCGGTGAGCTGGAGGAGGAGATGAAAATGTGTGAAAGATCACATACTAGCATGCTGGAGGACTGCGCTAATAAAGATGATCGCATCAAG TCACTGACGGAGCACCTTTTGAAGATGCGAGATTGGGATTCTGAGGACGAGAGCTGCGTTGACGGTAGCACTAATACAGCTGGAGCTGAGAATGGAGACAGTTCGG ATTTCCATCAGAAGCAAAAAGTACAGAAACTTATTGAAGCGGCCAAG ATGAGTGCAGACTTGAAGTCCATGGAGGAGGACAAGAACAGAGTATTCGCTACACTCGCAGATGAAATTAAAGCCAAAGAAGATCTCCAAG AGGGGATCAAACAGCTTGAGGAGCAGAAGGAAGTGTTGGAATCAGAAAGTGCCAACTATGCTAGTGAAAGCCAGAAACTCCAGCAGAAACTCCAGATCATGACTGAGATGTACCAGGAGAATGAACTCAAACTACACAG GATGTTGACAGTGGAGGAGAAGGAGCGCTTGCAGAAGGAGGAGAAGCTCAACAAGGCAGGCAAGAAGATCAGTCTTGCTGCAGAGGAGCTCTACACTTATAG ACAACGAGCCAAAGACCTCGAGGAAGAACTGGAGAGGACTTCACAGGCCTACAAGAATCAG TTTGCTTCTCATGAGAAAAAGGCTCATGATAACTGG CTAGCCGCAAGGGCAGCAGATCGAGACCTGGCTGATGTCAAGAGAGAAAACGCTCATCTCCGCCAGAG GCTGACTGATGCCCAATTCAAGTTTGAGATACTTGAAAAGGATTTACGAGAGGGCAGACCTTTATTTAGAG GTGAAAGATCTCCATTTGGACCCTCTCCTCTTAGCCGACCATCCTCAGAAACACGGGCCTTCCTGTCCCCTCCGACACTAATGGATGGACCCCTTCGACTCTCACCTCAGTTTATGGGTCCAGGAAGAG CATCCCGTGGCGTGGTAGAGCCCCCTAGTGGTGGGCCAGACTTTGAGCGGAGTGGCCCTCACTCTGATAGTGGCTCACTGTCTCCCTCCTGGGACAGGGAACGCAGGGGCCCTCCCCCACCTCCAG GGCACCCTCTCCCAGACCCGGGTATGCCCTTTAGGAGGCCTCCTCCAGGTCTGTATCATATGGGTCCGCTGCCTCCTAGACCTCCACTTCCTTCTGAGACATACTTTGGTGATAAATCAG aTTCATCATTTCTAAGAAACAGTTCATCCATTAGTGAGAATGAGAACAGAGAC GGTCCTCACTCGATGCCTGGTGACATGAGATTGCCCCCTGATCCAGATTTAAGAATGGGACCTCCTCTTGGCCCCCCATTAATGGGAATGCCCCCACTGATGGACCCTAGGGGCCCACACTTCCCACCCAGGGGCCCTTATGGACCTCCGGAGTTCTTTCCCCCTCGTGGACCTGGTGGTCCCCCCATGGGCA TGCGAGGGCCATTTCCCCCGGGAATGTTTCCCAGAGCTCCAATGCCGCTCCCTCAACATATGGGTTATCTGCCACCAAGACCTCCGTCTGACAGCTTCTCCCCCAGACCGCCACCCAGACCCTCCCCACCGGGCAGCGAGCAGCCCCCCGACCAGTCGCCCTCTCCACATGATGTCATCTGA